One window of Macrococcus sp. 19Msa1099 genomic DNA carries:
- the hexs-b gene encoding hexaprenyl-diphosphate synthase large subunit has protein sequence MIAVSYKAFLQPYIFEVEQRLQTLIQSESTVITDASKHILNSGGKRVRPMFVLLSGFLAKGDKEHLIRTAVSLELIHMASLVHDDYIDNSDKRRGNTSVHMAFNKDTAIRTGHFLLARALENIAEIKDSQYHQIFSETILEVCFGEFDQMADRFNYPITFTEYLRRINRKTAILIEASCHLGAVSTNLDSYTTYHIKQFGHCIGMSYQIIDDILDYTSNEATLGKPVGSDIRNGHVTYPLIAAIDVLNQREDYRLEQSVMQLQQASDEAVFDFIIEQVKRHGVHSSEVLSRKYGDKAKFHLDQLPDSNIKSYLVQIHEKMLKRIY, from the coding sequence ATGATTGCTGTGAGTTATAAAGCATTTTTACAACCATATATATTTGAAGTTGAACAGAGGTTACAGACGTTAATTCAAAGTGAATCTACAGTGATCACCGATGCATCTAAGCATATATTAAATTCTGGCGGTAAACGCGTGAGACCGATGTTTGTACTGTTAAGCGGATTTCTAGCTAAAGGTGATAAAGAACATTTGATTCGTACAGCTGTATCACTGGAACTTATACACATGGCAAGCCTTGTTCATGACGATTATATAGATAATAGTGACAAACGTAGAGGTAATACTTCTGTGCATATGGCTTTTAACAAGGACACAGCAATTCGAACAGGACATTTCTTATTGGCTCGTGCATTAGAAAATATTGCAGAAATTAAGGATTCACAGTATCATCAAATATTCAGTGAAACAATATTAGAAGTTTGTTTCGGCGAATTTGATCAGATGGCAGATCGCTTTAATTATCCCATTACATTCACAGAGTATTTAAGACGCATTAATCGTAAAACTGCAATTCTCATTGAAGCAAGCTGTCATCTAGGAGCCGTGAGTACGAATCTTGATTCATATACAACCTATCATATCAAACAGTTCGGTCACTGCATTGGTATGAGCTACCAGATTATTGATGATATTCTGGATTATACGAGTAATGAAGCGACACTTGGTAAACCGGTAGGAAGTGACATCCGAAATGGACACGTCACCTACCCGCTTATAGCAGCGATTGATGTATTAAATCAGCGTGAGGATTACAGACTGGAACAAAGTGTAATGCAATTACAGCAAGCTTCAGATGAAGCGGTATTTGATTTTATCATTGAACAGGTGAAACGACATGGCGTACACTCTTCGGAAGTATTGAGCAGAAAGTACGGTGATAAAGCGAAATTTCATCTAGATCAACTGCCTGACAGTAACATCAAAAGCTATTTAGTACAAATTCATGAAAAAATGTTGAAACGTATTTATTAG
- a CDS encoding HU family DNA-binding protein, with amino-acid sequence MNKTDLINAVSDSANLTKKEAGLAVDAVFESIQKSLSNGEKVQLIGFGNFEVRERAARKGRNPQTGDEIEIPASKVPAFKAGKALKDAVK; translated from the coding sequence ATGAATAAAACAGATTTAATCAATGCAGTTTCTGATAGTGCAAACTTAACTAAGAAAGAAGCAGGTTTAGCAGTTGATGCTGTTTTCGAATCAATTCAAAAATCACTATCTAATGGTGAGAAGGTACAATTAATTGGTTTCGGTAACTTTGAAGTTCGCGAACGTGCTGCACGTAAAGGACGTAATCCGCAAACTGGTGATGAGATTGAAATCCCAGCAAGCAAAGTTCCAGCATTCAAAGCTGGTAAAGCATTAAAAGATGCAGTGAAATAA
- a CDS encoding DUF2768 family protein — translation MDLMWVSFYSLGLMLLAMMLIYLARFKIANKPLNMIVTFLAYAALLISALLMFVVLGGSSYA, via the coding sequence ATGGATTTAATGTGGGTATCATTTTATTCGCTTGGGCTAATGCTTCTCGCAATGATGCTTATTTATCTCGCAAGGTTTAAGATTGCTAATAAACCATTGAATATGATTGTTACGTTTCTTGCATATGCAGCATTGCTTATAAGTGCACTGCTCATGTTTGTCGTGTTAGGTGGTTCTAGTTATGCGTAA
- the aroA gene encoding 3-phosphoshikimate 1-carboxyvinyltransferase, translating into MKLKYNGPLTGEVSVPGDKSITHRAIMLASLSKGKTVISKPLLGDDCISTINIFRKLGVQISIEEDNVIVDSPGYEQFREPDEILYTGNSGTTTRLLCGLLAGLPFKTILDGDASIAQRPMGRVIEPLRQMGVNIKGRNNQFTPIIINDGDISKVQGIDYMMPVKSAQVKSAILLAGLYADDEVHITEQDISRNHTELMFKNSNIDIEVNDRTILLKPNGIHDIKMNDIHIPGDISSAAFFIVAALIIPGSMITLHDVGTNVTRSGILEVVKMMGGNIQVIDKAQQTEPVSDIIVSYTHNLTGITIEGSLIPKLIDEIPVIALLLAHAQGRSEIRDAEELKVKETNRIDTVVSELNALGYKLEPTTDGMIVYGKVKDVRARNIFDSYGDHRIGMMLAVAALLEKVEIEINQFEAVNISYPNFIGHIKQLKGDL; encoded by the coding sequence GTGAAATTAAAATATAATGGCCCATTAACAGGAGAAGTTTCTGTTCCTGGTGATAAATCGATAACGCATCGTGCAATTATGCTTGCGAGTTTAAGTAAAGGAAAGACGGTTATTTCAAAGCCATTACTGGGAGATGACTGTATTTCAACGATTAATATTTTCAGGAAGCTAGGCGTTCAGATTTCAATAGAAGAGGATAACGTTATCGTTGATTCACCAGGCTATGAGCAGTTTCGTGAGCCTGATGAAATCCTTTATACTGGAAATTCAGGGACTACGACACGATTATTATGCGGCTTACTTGCGGGTCTTCCATTTAAGACGATATTGGACGGAGATGCATCCATTGCGCAACGTCCGATGGGGCGCGTGATCGAACCCTTAAGACAGATGGGGGTAAATATTAAGGGAAGGAATAATCAGTTTACACCGATTATCATCAATGATGGAGATATTTCTAAAGTACAGGGAATAGACTACATGATGCCTGTGAAAAGTGCTCAAGTAAAAAGTGCGATATTACTAGCCGGTCTATATGCAGATGATGAAGTGCACATCACTGAACAAGACATCTCTCGAAATCATACGGAATTAATGTTTAAAAACAGTAATATTGATATTGAGGTTAATGATAGAACAATCCTGTTAAAACCAAATGGTATACATGACATTAAGATGAATGATATACATATTCCTGGAGACATATCTTCGGCTGCCTTCTTTATTGTTGCTGCATTGATTATCCCTGGCAGCATGATTACTCTGCATGATGTTGGAACGAACGTAACGAGAAGTGGTATTCTAGAAGTTGTCAAGATGATGGGCGGTAATATTCAAGTTATTGACAAAGCACAACAGACAGAACCTGTAAGTGATATCATCGTTTCATATACGCATAATCTGACAGGAATTACGATTGAAGGTTCATTAATTCCGAAGCTTATTGATGAGATACCAGTGATTGCATTACTCTTAGCACATGCACAGGGCAGGAGTGAGATAAGAGATGCAGAGGAACTGAAGGTGAAAGAGACCAATCGAATTGATACGGTTGTTTCTGAACTGAACGCATTAGGTTATAAGTTAGAACCAACAACGGATGGTATGATCGTTTACGGTAAAGTAAAGGATGTGCGTGCACGTAATATCTTTGATTCTTATGGCGATCATCGTATCGGAATGATGCTTGCAGTTGCAGCATTACTTGAAAAGGTAGAAATCGAAATCAATCAATTTGAAGCGGTAAATATTTCATATCCGAACTTCATAGGACATATTAAGCAGTTAAAAGGAGATTTGTAA
- a CDS encoding 3-dehydroquinate synthase family protein has product MKLTTNYIDNNYDIVVEHEAFNLNLDFKHYDKRIALIDESVHQLHQQKIDLFLSKHSILKLLIPSGEQVKTIHHYSKVVETLLSMHVTRHSCLFAIGGGATGDFTGFVAATVLRGIHFIQVPTTILAHDASIGGKTGINASAGKNLIGAFKRPDMVIYDLDFLDTLSQSEKLSGFAEIIKHVLLNANGRIGKSDTLLEIMHDVQDGTCLSELHAIDKWITFGIQTKMKVVHDDEFESGVRKFLNFGHTLGHAIEFHHKLPHGIAVMHGMIYALLLSDVTETDILSLMRWMHHLGLKKLAYDNFDIYYKLMRQDKKNVANDISFVLYCENNGYKVEQVDVKRLRKAFERLRKLEGELL; this is encoded by the coding sequence ATGAAGTTAACGACAAACTATATAGACAATAATTATGATATTGTTGTAGAACACGAAGCATTCAATTTAAATCTTGACTTTAAACATTATGATAAACGTATCGCACTGATTGATGAATCCGTTCATCAGCTGCATCAACAGAAAATTGATTTGTTCTTGAGCAAGCATTCTATCTTAAAGTTGTTGATTCCAAGTGGCGAGCAAGTGAAAACAATACATCATTATAGCAAGGTGGTAGAAACGCTATTATCGATGCATGTAACAAGACACAGTTGTCTCTTTGCAATTGGAGGAGGTGCGACAGGTGATTTTACAGGATTTGTTGCAGCAACTGTCCTACGTGGCATTCATTTTATTCAGGTGCCCACAACAATACTTGCTCATGACGCCTCGATCGGTGGTAAAACTGGGATCAATGCAAGCGCAGGTAAGAATTTAATCGGTGCATTTAAACGACCTGATATGGTGATCTATGATCTGGATTTTCTAGATACGTTATCACAAAGCGAAAAGTTAAGTGGCTTTGCTGAAATTATTAAACACGTATTACTCAATGCTAATGGTCGTATTGGTAAAAGTGATACTTTATTAGAAATAATGCATGACGTTCAAGATGGAACTTGTTTGAGTGAGCTGCATGCGATTGATAAGTGGATAACATTTGGTATTCAGACAAAGATGAAAGTTGTGCATGATGATGAATTTGAATCAGGTGTTAGAAAGTTTTTAAACTTCGGACATACTTTGGGGCATGCGATTGAATTTCATCATAAGTTACCTCATGGCATTGCAGTAATGCATGGCATGATCTATGCATTACTTTTAAGTGATGTGACTGAAACTGACATCCTATCACTCATGCGCTGGATGCACCATCTCGGGTTAAAGAAATTAGCCTATGATAACTTTGATATATATTACAAGCTTATGAGACAGGATAAGAAGAATGTAGCGAATGATATTAGTTTTGTATTGTACTGTGAAAATAATGGATATAAAGTAGAACAAGTAGATGTTAAACGACTAAGGAAAGCATTTGAGAGGTTAAGAAAGCTAGAAGGTGAACTGTTGTGA
- a CDS encoding NAD(P)H-dependent glycerol-3-phosphate dehydrogenase yields the protein MLQVSVIGTGSWGTALANVLSENQHDVLMWGKTQATVDEINTHHTNEKYLKEIQLHDALQATSNIQQAVLHAKVIIIAVPTKAIRSVMQQINEVADEKKIFIHVSKGIEPITFKRISEMITEEMDPEKFEGVGVLSGPSHAEELALQHPTTVAVASDNKQIKQIAQDIFMNSYFRIYTNDDLIGVEIGGALKNIIALAAGITDGLGYGDNAKAALMTRGLAEITRLGTKMGADPLTFLGLAGIGDLIVTCTSVHSRNWKCGNMLGKGASLEEALAQMGMVVEGVRTTQAANEMAQAFGVEMPITQSLYKVLFEGLDVNEGVRNLMNREKTNE from the coding sequence ATGCTACAAGTTTCAGTAATCGGTACAGGTTCATGGGGTACTGCACTAGCGAATGTACTTTCAGAGAATCAGCACGACGTTTTAATGTGGGGGAAGACCCAAGCTACCGTTGATGAAATCAACACGCATCATACGAATGAAAAGTATCTTAAAGAGATTCAGCTGCACGATGCATTGCAAGCGACTTCAAATATTCAGCAAGCAGTACTGCATGCAAAGGTAATCATAATAGCTGTTCCTACGAAAGCGATTCGTTCAGTCATGCAGCAGATTAATGAGGTTGCGGATGAAAAGAAAATTTTTATTCATGTTTCTAAAGGGATAGAGCCTATAACATTTAAAAGAATCTCTGAAATGATAACCGAAGAGATGGATCCTGAGAAGTTTGAAGGTGTCGGTGTTCTGAGTGGGCCGAGTCATGCTGAAGAACTTGCACTTCAGCATCCGACAACGGTGGCTGTAGCAAGTGACAACAAACAGATTAAGCAGATTGCACAAGATATTTTTATGAATTCGTATTTTAGAATCTATACGAATGATGACTTGATTGGTGTTGAAATTGGAGGTGCGCTTAAGAATATTATCGCACTTGCAGCAGGGATAACAGATGGCCTTGGCTATGGAGACAATGCTAAAGCAGCCTTGATGACACGTGGTCTCGCTGAAATCACACGCCTTGGAACGAAGATGGGAGCAGATCCGTTAACATTTCTTGGGCTTGCAGGGATTGGCGATTTGATTGTGACATGTACATCAGTACATTCACGAAACTGGAAATGTGGCAATATGCTGGGTAAAGGTGCTTCTCTAGAGGAAGCGCTAGCACAAATGGGTATGGTCGTTGAAGGAGTCCGTACGACACAAGCTGCAAACGAAATGGCACAAGCATTTGGTGTTGAGATGCCGATCACACAATCCTTATATAAGGTGCTGTTTGAAGGTCTTGATGTCAATGAAGGAGTTAGGAATTTGATGAACAGAGAAAAAACGAACGAATAG
- the aroC gene encoding chorismate synthase produces the protein MRFLTAGESHGPKLTVIIEGIPSNMKLSSDMINKEMFKRQGGYGRGRRMQIEKDTVIITSGVRHGITLGSPITIEVINDDHKHWLKIMGVEESEEMTPDKRKITKPRPGHADLVGGMKYRHRDLRNVLERSSARETAARVAVGAVCKVLLESLGISIYSRVIEIGGARDNGEYTLDEIKKKNDINDVRCIDETVAQTMRDKIDEAKSNGDSIGGEVQVIADGVPVGLGSYVQYDRKLDGKIAQSVISINAFKAVGFGAGYDMKHLPGSKVQDPISYKEGSGYSRMTNNLGGFEGGMTNGMPIIVNAVMKPIPTLYKPLQSVDIDTKEVYQASIERSDSCAVPAASIVCEHAVAFELAKEILNEFQSNDLEQLKESIARHRQAILDY, from the coding sequence ATGAGATTTCTAACAGCCGGAGAATCACATGGTCCGAAACTAACTGTGATTATTGAAGGTATTCCATCGAACATGAAGTTATCAAGTGACATGATTAATAAAGAGATGTTCAAACGTCAAGGTGGTTATGGGCGTGGCCGTCGTATGCAGATTGAAAAGGATACAGTCATAATTACATCAGGTGTACGCCATGGCATTACACTCGGCAGTCCGATCACAATCGAAGTGATTAACGATGATCATAAACATTGGCTTAAGATTATGGGTGTAGAAGAAAGTGAAGAAATGACGCCGGATAAACGTAAGATTACAAAGCCGCGACCGGGTCATGCGGATTTAGTTGGTGGTATGAAATATCGTCATAGAGATTTACGTAATGTTCTGGAACGATCCAGTGCTCGTGAGACTGCTGCACGTGTTGCTGTCGGTGCAGTGTGTAAAGTGCTGCTTGAATCTTTAGGGATAAGTATCTATTCACGCGTCATAGAGATTGGTGGCGCACGAGATAATGGTGAATATACTCTGGATGAAATTAAGAAGAAAAATGACATAAATGATGTTCGATGCATTGATGAAACAGTGGCACAGACGATGCGTGATAAAATTGACGAAGCAAAGTCGAATGGGGACTCCATCGGTGGAGAAGTACAGGTTATTGCTGACGGCGTGCCAGTCGGTCTTGGCAGTTATGTGCAATATGATCGCAAGCTGGATGGTAAGATTGCACAATCTGTCATCAGTATCAATGCATTTAAAGCTGTGGGTTTCGGTGCAGGATATGATATGAAGCATCTACCTGGATCTAAAGTACAAGATCCAATCAGCTATAAAGAGGGTAGCGGCTACTCTAGAATGACTAACAATCTTGGGGGATTTGAAGGTGGCATGACGAATGGGATGCCGATTATAGTGAACGCTGTAATGAAACCTATACCGACGTTGTATAAACCGCTTCAATCTGTTGATATCGATACGAAAGAAGTATATCAGGCTTCAATCGAACGCAGTGATAGCTGTGCTGTACCTGCAGCATCCATTGTCTGTGAACATGCGGTTGCGTTTGAACTGGCAAAAGAGATATTAAATGAATTCCAGAGCAATGATTTAGAGCAGTTGAAAGAGAGTATTGCACGACATAGACAGGCAATCCTTGATTATTAA
- the ndk gene encoding nucleoside-diphosphate kinase: MEKTFLMIKPDGVGRGLIGEIVKRIENKGIKVVGAKLMTVSEDLAKTHYGEHSEKPFFGELVEFITSGPVFAMVLEGENVVEIGRTLVGKTNPAESAPGTIRGDFGMTVGKNIIHGSDSVASADKEIALWFKEEEILSYDLVTSAWVY; encoded by the coding sequence ATGGAAAAAACATTTTTAATGATTAAACCTGACGGTGTAGGTCGCGGTCTTATCGGAGAAATCGTAAAACGTATTGAAAACAAAGGCATCAAAGTTGTAGGTGCTAAATTAATGACGGTGTCAGAGGATTTAGCTAAAACACATTACGGTGAGCATAGCGAAAAACCATTCTTCGGCGAATTAGTTGAGTTTATTACTTCAGGACCTGTATTTGCGATGGTACTTGAAGGTGAAAACGTTGTTGAAATCGGACGTACATTAGTAGGTAAAACAAACCCTGCCGAAAGTGCTCCTGGAACAATTCGCGGAGACTTTGGTATGACTGTTGGTAAGAACATCATCCATGGTTCAGATTCAGTCGCATCAGCTGACAAAGAAATCGCATTATGGTTTAAAGAAGAAGAAATTTTATCCTATGACTTAGTGACATCTGCTTGGGTGTACTAA
- a CDS encoding demethylmenaquinone methyltransferase: MSKQLNGQEKSELVHDVFQNVSTKYDRLNDIISFNQHKSWRKYTMKQMKVKKGAKALDVCCGTGDWTIQMSQAVGSHGHVTGLDFSDNMLSVAHKKTDHIANINLIHGNAMDLPFEDNTFDYTTIGFGLRNLPDYKKGLEEMYRVLKPGGMIVVLETSHPTMPVFKQGYKLYFKYIMPFFGKVFAKSMKEYSWLQQSAFEFPDKYTLAHLMAETGFTHIKFKSFTGGVSAMHLAYKPKEN; encoded by the coding sequence ATGAGTAAACAGTTAAATGGACAAGAAAAAAGTGAATTAGTACATGATGTTTTTCAAAATGTTTCAACGAAATATGATCGATTAAACGATATAATAAGTTTCAATCAGCATAAATCGTGGCGTAAATATACGATGAAACAAATGAAAGTTAAAAAGGGCGCAAAAGCACTGGACGTATGTTGTGGCACAGGAGACTGGACAATACAGATGTCTCAGGCAGTAGGTAGTCATGGCCACGTTACAGGCTTGGATTTCAGTGACAACATGTTAAGTGTCGCACATAAAAAAACGGATCATATTGCTAATATTAATCTTATTCATGGTAATGCGATGGATTTACCATTCGAAGACAATACATTTGACTATACGACAATTGGTTTTGGATTACGTAATCTGCCGGATTATAAGAAAGGCTTAGAAGAAATGTATCGTGTATTAAAACCTGGAGGAATGATTGTAGTCTTAGAAACAAGTCATCCAACGATGCCAGTATTTAAACAAGGATATAAGCTGTATTTTAAATACATTATGCCTTTCTTTGGTAAAGTTTTCGCGAAATCAATGAAAGAATACAGCTGGTTACAGCAAAGTGCATTTGAATTCCCGGATAAATACACGTTAGCGCATTTAATGGCTGAAACGGGCTTTACACATATTAAATTCAAAAGCTTTACAGGTGGCGTAAGCGCGATGCATCTCGCATACAAACCAAAAGAAAACTAG
- the der gene encoding ribosome biogenesis GTPase Der has protein sequence MTKPTIAIVGRANVGKSTIFNRIVGERVSIVEDTPGVTRDRIYSSGEWLTHEFNIIDTGGIELGDEPFQEQIRAQAEIAIEEADVIIFMVNGRDGITNEDDFVAKLLFKSSKPVVLGVNKIDNPEMRADIYEFYSLGFGEPIPISGSHGLGIGDLLDEAAKHFPEQQEEDYDDDVIKFSLIGRPNVGKSSLINAILGEERVIVSPVAGTTRDAIDTVYTFEDQEYVMIDTAGMRKKGKVYEATERYSVLRALKAIERSNVVLVVIDAEEGIIEQDKKIAGYAHEAGKAIVIVVNKWDTVEKDSKTMKKFEDKVRENFQFLDYAPIAFVSAKERKRLNTLFPLINMAGENHRKRVQSSTLNEVITDAVAMNPTPTHKGSRLNIFYTTQVAIEPPTFVFFVNDVEMMHFSYQRFLENRIRAAFGFEGTPLHLIARKRN, from the coding sequence ATGACAAAACCAACGATAGCGATTGTAGGTCGTGCAAATGTAGGGAAATCTACAATTTTTAATAGAATCGTCGGGGAACGTGTTTCGATTGTAGAAGACACACCCGGAGTTACAAGAGATAGAATTTATTCGAGCGGAGAATGGTTGACACATGAATTCAATATTATAGATACAGGTGGGATTGAGCTAGGTGATGAGCCTTTCCAGGAGCAGATTCGTGCTCAGGCAGAAATTGCGATTGAGGAAGCGGATGTTATCATCTTTATGGTAAATGGACGTGACGGGATTACGAATGAAGATGATTTCGTGGCAAAACTATTATTTAAATCAAGCAAGCCTGTTGTATTAGGTGTCAATAAGATTGATAATCCTGAAATGCGTGCAGATATATACGAATTCTACTCATTAGGATTTGGAGAGCCTATTCCGATCTCTGGATCACATGGTTTAGGTATTGGAGACTTGCTGGATGAAGCGGCAAAGCACTTCCCTGAGCAGCAGGAAGAAGATTATGATGATGATGTTATCAAATTCTCTCTTATAGGAAGACCAAATGTGGGGAAATCGAGTTTAATCAATGCAATCCTTGGTGAGGAGCGTGTTATCGTATCACCAGTCGCAGGTACAACACGAGATGCAATAGATACGGTATACACTTTTGAGGATCAGGAATACGTGATGATCGATACAGCTGGAATGCGTAAAAAAGGTAAGGTATATGAGGCAACGGAACGTTATTCTGTATTACGTGCCTTGAAAGCAATCGAACGTTCTAACGTTGTGCTGGTTGTTATCGATGCTGAAGAAGGTATTATTGAACAGGATAAGAAGATTGCTGGATATGCCCATGAAGCAGGTAAAGCTATTGTTATCGTTGTAAACAAATGGGACACTGTTGAGAAAGACTCAAAAACGATGAAGAAGTTTGAAGATAAAGTGCGTGAAAACTTCCAGTTCTTAGATTATGCACCGATTGCCTTTGTTTCTGCAAAGGAACGCAAACGTCTGAATACATTATTCCCACTGATTAATATGGCAGGGGAAAACCATCGTAAACGAGTTCAAAGCAGTACGCTTAATGAAGTGATCACTGATGCTGTTGCAATGAATCCAACACCAACACATAAGGGCAGTCGATTAAACATCTTCTATACGACACAAGTTGCGATTGAGCCACCAACTTTTGTATTCTTCGTCAACGATGTTGAGATGATGCATTTCTCTTACCAAAGATTTTTAGAAAATAGAATTCGTGCAGCCTTTGGATTCGAAGGAACACCACTACATTTAATTGCAAGAAAGAGAAATTAG
- the hexs-a gene encoding hexaprenyl-diphosphate synthase small subunit: MKYLVNLENQIKELKKRYAYFQMINFEQEIIDIVSNLKVDDNVKSAIVVIDTSMRMQSVINDNNKDRLVLSTDILSALFYRYLSQPFLQDDFKVLTRCVTRINELKELRLTITEQDKLTEIDQEIHYMFVQPYMNDEKVVAYE; encoded by the coding sequence ATGAAATATTTAGTTAACCTAGAAAATCAGATTAAAGAGCTAAAAAAACGATATGCATATTTTCAGATGATCAATTTTGAGCAGGAAATCATTGATATTGTGAGCAATCTTAAAGTAGATGACAATGTTAAAAGTGCAATCGTTGTTATTGATACAAGTATGCGTATGCAAAGTGTGATCAATGATAATAATAAAGACAGGCTTGTGCTATCTACTGACATATTAAGTGCGTTATTTTATCGCTATTTATCACAGCCGTTTTTACAAGATGACTTTAAAGTTTTAACGCGATGTGTCACGCGTATTAATGAATTGAAAGAATTACGTTTAACGATAACTGAACAAGATAAATTAACAGAAATAGATCAGGAAATTCATTATATGTTTGTACAACCTTATATGAATGATGAGAAAGTGGTGGCTTATGAGTAA